One genomic window of Gossypium hirsutum isolate 1008001.06 chromosome D11, Gossypium_hirsutum_v2.1, whole genome shotgun sequence includes the following:
- the LOC107904530 gene encoding glucan endo-1,3-beta-glucosidase 11 isoform X2, which produces MEFHRFFFYASIILSISVYLFPIMANSMGINYGQIADNLPSPEDVVPIVKSIGATKVKLYDADPKVLKAFANTGVEFIVGLGNEYLDKMRDPAKAQAWVKQNVQSHLPATKITCIFVGNEVLTFNDTSLSSSLLPAMQSVHTALVNLGLDKQVTVTTAHSLSILEASYPPSSGAFREDLVDCLSETLSFHQKTGSPFLINAYPFFAYKGNPKQVPLDFVLFQPNQGVIDPATNLHYDNMLYAQIDAVYNALASLGYKKLAVHISETGWPSKGDEDEVGATADNAKKYNGNLIKLMSKKTGTPMRPNSDLNIYVFALFNENMKPGPTSERNYGLFKPDGAPAYSLGISSTSNVAGSNTTTGGTNGKPLSPIPTPPSTPTSSSTGYLSISPATERYEFAGTVLLTALILTKMLLW; this is translated from the exons ATGGAGTTTCATAGATTCTTCTTTTATGCTTCAATTATTCTTTCAATTTCAG TTTATTTGTTTCCGATAATGGCGAATTCAATGGGGATCAACTATGGACAAATAGCAGACAATCTTCCGTCACCGGAAGATGTGGTTCCGATTGTTAAATCCATCGGAGCGACCAAAGTTAAACTCTACGACGCAGATCCCAAAGTACTCAAAGCTTTCGCCAACACCGGCGTCGAATTCATCGTCGGCTTAGGCAATGAATACTTAGACAAGATGCGAGATCCGGCCAAAGCCCAAGCTTGGGTGAAACAAAACGTTCAATCCCACTTACCGGCGACCAAAATCACCTGCATCTTCGTCGGAAACGAAGTCCTTACTTTCAACGACACTTCTCTTTCCAGCAGCCTCTTGCCGGCGATGCAAAGCGTTCACACAGCGTTGGTCAATCTCGGCCTCGACAAACAAGTGACCGTCACGACGGCACATTCCTTATCCATACTCGAAGCCTCATACCCACCGTCTTCCGGAGCATTCCGTGAAGATCTGGTTGATTGTTTAAGCGAAACGTTGAGTTTTCATCAAAAAACTGGGTCACCATTTTTGATCAATGCGTACCCTTTCTTTGCTTATAAAGGAAATCCCAAACAAGTTCCATTGGATTTTGTTCTTTTTCAACCGAACCAAGGCGTTATCGATCCGGCGACGAATTTGCATTACGATAACATGTTGTACGCTCAAATCGATGCCGTTTACAATGCTTTGGCTTCGCTCGGGTACAAGAAACTAGCGGTTCATATATCGGAAACCGGGTGGCCTTCAAAGGGAGATGAAGATGAGGTCGGAGCTACGGCCGATAATGCGAAGAAATACAATGGGAATTTGATTAAATTGATGTCGAAAAAAACGGGGACTCCGATGAGACCGAATTCGGatcttaatatttatgtttttgctTTGTTTAATGAGAATATGAAACCGGGTCCGACTTCGGAGAGGAATTACGGGTTGTTTAAGCCCGATGGGGCGCCGGCTTATTCTCTTGGTATAAGTAGCACCAGCAATGTCGCCGGAAGTAATACGACCACAGGTGGAACTAATGGGAAACCGTTGTCGCCGATTCCGACGCCGCCATCTACTCCGACGAGTTCTTCCACTGGTTATTTGTCTATTTCTCCCGCAACG GAAAGATACGAGTTCGCGGGGACCGTGCTGCTTACTGCTTTGATATTAACTAAAATGTTGTTATGGTGA
- the LOC107904527 gene encoding polyadenylate-binding protein-interacting protein 11: MAVVENASNQDTAAATVTSNDQDQSKLRSTTDLSLHDNEQGLYNKIGGTNGGGGKDEHGDSFKRDMRELQELFSKLNPMAEEFVPHSLVNNGLNGGFHTNNIAFQNNNNNISRNCNANCNGGGKRKKNLGQGKRKSNSRTSMAQREEVIRRTVYVSDIDHQVTEEQLAGLFVGCGQVVDCRICGDPNSVLRFAFIEFTDEEGAQAALNLAGTMLGFYPVRVLPSKTAIAPVNPTFLPRNEDERQMCARTIYCTNIDKKVTQADVKLFFETVCGEVYRLRLLGDYQHSTRIAFVEFVMAESAIAALNCSGVVLGSLPIRVSPSKTPVRPRAPRLPSY; this comes from the exons ATGGCTGTTGTTGAGAATGCTTCGAATCAAGACACGGCGGCTGCAACAGTGACGTCAAACGACCAAGATCAGTCAAAGCTTCGGTCAACAACCGATCTGAgcttacacgacaacgagcaaggGTTGTACAACAAGATCGGTGGAACCAACGGTGGTGGTGGTAAAGATGAGCATGGGGATAGTTTCAAAAGAGATATGAGAGAGTTACAAGAACTGTTCTCTAAGCTTAACCCCATGGCTGAAGAGTTTGTACCTCACTCGCTTGTTAACAATGGACTCAATGGTGGGTTTCACACTAACAATATTGCTTTTCAAAACAACAATAACAACATCTCAAGGAATTGTAATGCTAATTGCAATGGTGGTGGTAAAAGG AAGAAAAATTTAGGTCAAGGGAAACGGAAATCGAACAGCAGGACAAGTATGGCTCAAAGAGAAGAGGTTATCCGTAGGACTGTTTATGTGTCTGATATCGACCACCAG GTCACGGAGGAGCAGCTTGCCGGTTTATTTGTGGGTTGTGGGCAG GTGGTTGACTGTCGCATATGTGGTGATCCTAACTCTGTACTTCGTTTTGCTTTTATCGAGTTTACTGATGAAG AAGGTGCACAAGCTGCGCTGAACCTGGCAGGAACTATGCTTGGATTCTATCCAGTTAGGGTGCTGCCTTCGAAAACAGCTATCGCACCAGTTAACCCGACATTTTTGCCGAGG AACGAGGATGAGCGTCAAATGTGTGCGAGAACTATCTACTGTACAAACATTGACAAGAAG GTTACTCAAGCTGATGTTAAACTCTTTTTCGAAACAGTCTGTGGGGAG GTTTACCGCCTGAGGTTGCTTGGGGACTATCAGCATTCAACTCGCATTGCTTTCGTCGAGTTTGTGATG GCTGAAAGTGCGATTGCTGCTCTCAACTGTAGTGGTGTGGTTCTGGGATCATTGCCTATAAG GGTCAGCCCATCAAAGACCCCAGTTCGACCACGAGCTCCTCGCCTTCCCTCGTACTAA
- the LOC107904530 gene encoding glucan endo-1,3-beta-glucosidase 11 isoform X1: protein MEFHRFFFYASIILSISVYLFPIMANSMGINYGQIADNLPSPEDVVPIVKSIGATKVKLYDADPKVLKAFANTGVEFIVGLGNEYLDKMRDPAKAQAWVKQNVQSHLPATKITCIFVGNEVLTFNDTSLSSSLLPAMQSVHTALVNLGLDKQVTVTTAHSLSILEASYPPSSGAFREDLVDCLSETLSFHQKTGSPFLINAYPFFAYKGNPKQVPLDFVLFQPNQGVIDPATNLHYDNMLYAQIDAVYNALASLGYKKLAVHISETGWPSKGDEDEVGATADNAKKYNGNLIKLMSKKTGTPMRPNSDLNIYVFALFNENMKPGPTSERNYGLFKPDGAPAYSLGISSTSNVAGSNTTTGGTNGKPLSPIPTPPSTPTSSSTGYLSISPATQERYEFAGTVLLTALILTKMLLW from the exons ATGGAGTTTCATAGATTCTTCTTTTATGCTTCAATTATTCTTTCAATTTCAG TTTATTTGTTTCCGATAATGGCGAATTCAATGGGGATCAACTATGGACAAATAGCAGACAATCTTCCGTCACCGGAAGATGTGGTTCCGATTGTTAAATCCATCGGAGCGACCAAAGTTAAACTCTACGACGCAGATCCCAAAGTACTCAAAGCTTTCGCCAACACCGGCGTCGAATTCATCGTCGGCTTAGGCAATGAATACTTAGACAAGATGCGAGATCCGGCCAAAGCCCAAGCTTGGGTGAAACAAAACGTTCAATCCCACTTACCGGCGACCAAAATCACCTGCATCTTCGTCGGAAACGAAGTCCTTACTTTCAACGACACTTCTCTTTCCAGCAGCCTCTTGCCGGCGATGCAAAGCGTTCACACAGCGTTGGTCAATCTCGGCCTCGACAAACAAGTGACCGTCACGACGGCACATTCCTTATCCATACTCGAAGCCTCATACCCACCGTCTTCCGGAGCATTCCGTGAAGATCTGGTTGATTGTTTAAGCGAAACGTTGAGTTTTCATCAAAAAACTGGGTCACCATTTTTGATCAATGCGTACCCTTTCTTTGCTTATAAAGGAAATCCCAAACAAGTTCCATTGGATTTTGTTCTTTTTCAACCGAACCAAGGCGTTATCGATCCGGCGACGAATTTGCATTACGATAACATGTTGTACGCTCAAATCGATGCCGTTTACAATGCTTTGGCTTCGCTCGGGTACAAGAAACTAGCGGTTCATATATCGGAAACCGGGTGGCCTTCAAAGGGAGATGAAGATGAGGTCGGAGCTACGGCCGATAATGCGAAGAAATACAATGGGAATTTGATTAAATTGATGTCGAAAAAAACGGGGACTCCGATGAGACCGAATTCGGatcttaatatttatgtttttgctTTGTTTAATGAGAATATGAAACCGGGTCCGACTTCGGAGAGGAATTACGGGTTGTTTAAGCCCGATGGGGCGCCGGCTTATTCTCTTGGTATAAGTAGCACCAGCAATGTCGCCGGAAGTAATACGACCACAGGTGGAACTAATGGGAAACCGTTGTCGCCGATTCCGACGCCGCCATCTACTCCGACGAGTTCTTCCACTGGTTATTTGTCTATTTCTCCCGCAACG CAGGAAAGATACGAGTTCGCGGGGACCGTGCTGCTTACTGCTTTGATATTAACTAAAATGTTGTTATGGTGA